A genomic segment from Modestobacter roseus encodes:
- a CDS encoding TetR family transcriptional regulator codes for MLAAARDAFAERGFDGASIRLIATAAGVDPALVHHYFGSKDKLFVAAVEAPADPADLLPEVLAGGPDELGANVVRMLLRVWDGPARAGGLALVRSAVSNEWTARLLREFLTAQVLRRVVGTLDLPPAEAEARGALVASQLVGVVMTRYVLRIEPLASAPPEELVAAIGPTVQRYLTGPVELPGIGPATA; via the coding sequence GGCCGCGGCCCGCGACGCCTTCGCCGAGCGGGGCTTCGACGGCGCCTCCATCCGGCTGATCGCCACCGCGGCCGGCGTCGACCCGGCGCTGGTGCACCACTACTTCGGCAGCAAGGACAAGCTCTTCGTCGCCGCGGTCGAGGCACCGGCCGACCCGGCGGACCTGCTGCCCGAGGTGCTCGCCGGCGGCCCCGACGAGCTCGGCGCGAACGTCGTCCGGATGCTGCTGCGGGTGTGGGACGGCCCGGCCCGCGCCGGCGGGCTGGCGCTGGTGCGCTCGGCGGTGAGCAACGAGTGGACCGCCCGGCTGCTGCGGGAGTTCCTCACCGCCCAGGTGCTCCGCCGGGTGGTGGGCACCCTGGACCTGCCGCCGGCCGAGGCGGAGGCGCGAGGCGCGCTGGTGGCGTCGCAGCTGGTCGGGGTGGTGATGACCCGCTACGTGCTGCGGATCGAGCCGCTCGCCTCCGCACCACCCGAGGAGCTGGTGGCCGCGATCGGGCCGACCGTCCAGCGGTACCTGACCGGTCCGGTGGAGCTGCCGGGGATCGGGCCGGCCACCGCCTAG
- a CDS encoding ABC transporter ATP-binding protein: MSDSDAAAVCRGVVKTYRTSTESVTALDGVSLEIPRARVTVVVGPSGSGKSSLLRLLACIDSPDDGEVVIAGQRVDRLRAWARRRLRQRQVAYLFQRPGENLLPYLDAVAQVRLAAQLRGAPVSDGEATDLLDRLGLAGRADHRPGQLSGGEQQRLAVACGVVGGPALVVADEPTAELDTAAAERVLAAMEELAAGGVGFVVSSHDPRVTAIADGFIRLDHGRLVAA, encoded by the coding sequence ATGAGCGACTCGGATGCGGCGGCCGTCTGCCGGGGAGTGGTCAAGACCTACCGGACGTCGACCGAGTCGGTCACCGCCCTGGACGGCGTGAGCCTGGAGATCCCGCGCGCCCGGGTGACCGTGGTCGTCGGGCCGTCGGGGTCGGGCAAGTCCTCGCTGCTGCGCCTGCTGGCCTGCATCGACTCCCCCGACGACGGCGAGGTGGTCATCGCCGGGCAGCGGGTCGACCGGCTGCGGGCGTGGGCCCGGCGCCGGCTGCGACAGCGACAGGTCGCCTACCTGTTCCAGCGGCCCGGGGAGAACCTGCTCCCCTACCTCGACGCCGTCGCGCAGGTGCGGCTGGCCGCCCAGCTGCGCGGCGCCCCGGTCAGCGACGGCGAGGCCACCGACCTGCTGGACCGGCTCGGCCTGGCCGGGCGCGCCGACCACCGCCCGGGGCAGCTCTCCGGCGGTGAGCAGCAGCGGCTGGCGGTGGCCTGCGGCGTCGTCGGCGGCCCGGCGCTGGTGGTCGCCGACGAGCCGACCGCTGAGCTGGACACGGCCGCGGCCGAGCGGGTGCTCGCCGCGATGGAGGAGCTCGCCGCGGGCGGGGTCGGGTTCGTCGTCTCCTCGCACGACCCGCGGGTGACGGCGATCGCCGACGGGTTCATCCGGCTCGACCACGGCCGGCTGGTGGCGGCGT